The Electrophorus electricus isolate fEleEle1 chromosome 19, fEleEle1.pri, whole genome shotgun sequence genome has a segment encoding these proteins:
- the emilin2a gene encoding EMILIN-2 has translation MTCAQHVFCVPLAVWFVLSVSASRGAPSSMFQGTSYSGPLHRHRNKNWCAFIVQKNVSCAVQGNVESHVEPEVAPCPIHHPDCEQQMIYRTRFRPTYRISYKTVTELEWRCCPGYQGPDCKDPKGSPNTQTILEPQPQAHPQPRPGHTRTTQRPGRQQTWQYNGHRGAERTPQLEQEVQRLSQTVLDLQAAMTTINTNLRTDLQEDTSKMLVTLLNNMRPPDTARTGGTEESVVHLDGHQATRGRIHGERGMEEVLARLNDVTDALKSKDEAIEELRGAVTGHDGQIRMLMDTSQVPADTVGASTDLDVLQTYIDGKFEKLKKEMTVAMKDQIAQMRSECDDRIFSLQKTCDDGQKRSYASLTKLLESTEAELRKEIRELHLDLAMSDGLVSTNKQTPPIKEDDIHHELWQELQRVAEAHRILNARVDNELEHLSMLQLEDVFGPRLDELEAQMNVTERNAEAYCFYVDEKITKELADEIANIRQFLVDRLNSMEDQFTAMLIEMSNRSFPGMLSDSVDALQSQVNGNKYLIQGLEDKLNAMGQICSVECKTSSSNKHQNQRRLESIAKDLRHCMSDLDVLKSDVINHSTKLVDLEGKIDHLALQNQQNGVSTQDLDNKLKPLKDDVSGVTGAVVGLTDSVSKISRDLQTLNSTCCLAGQGEWAEAQPPHGDSRPRFGQVEELRVRLDKLSGQVTKELSLCKEAAANIAEGFSAVDGRVVTLEQLCGKQNEQINQVQGMKNGLERHLAQVNSSLLTHSREIDALQSNLLNFQNQLAALKGHTTKLQALFQKLNQIVGVPMKQEIPSAIPDYRTSSPSRRNNIPEIHIPLIIPHHPRAPVQPGRPRQQPSQPAVLRPPVETGEAGPPGYIRKVTVQRDEGLDGAGKPVKGFAGAPGHPPISPVAYRPGPVAVSQVLWNPAQRLFARPVSSERNLFADPFSFSAGLSKQMFSGDFGIIRFNRVLVNDGGHYNPQTGIFTAPLDGRYLVSGVLTAPHHARVEAVLSVSERSVLKLDSAGYMGASEPATGPSPGSCGGSASFTVIISLRAGDRVALVRTAGALAISEAREVLSTFSAMFLYPPQARR, from the exons ATGACTTGCGCGCAGCATGTATTTTGCGTGCCGTTggctgtgtggtttgtgttgagcGTGTCTGCGAGCCGCGGGGCTCCGTCCAGCATGTTCCAGGGTACTTCATATTCAGGACCGCTCCacaggcacaggaacaa AAACTGGTGTGCATTTATTGTTCAAAAGAACGTGAGTTGCGCGGTGCAAGGGAACGTGGAAAGCCATGTAGAGCCTGAAGTTGCGCCTTGTCCGATACATCACCCGGACTGCGAGCAACAAATGAT ATATCGGACCCGGTTTCGACCAACTTACAGGATTTCTTATAAGACTGTGACTGAGCTTGAATGGAGGTGCTGCCCAGGATACCAAGGTCCTGACTGCAAAGATCCGAAAGGCTCTccaaatacacagacaatacTTGAACCCCAACCACAGGCACACCCTCAGCCTCGCCCTGGGCACACTCGAACCACTCAAA GGCCAGGGCGACAACAGACTTGGCAGTACAATGGCCACCGTGGGGCTGAGAGAACCCCCCAGCTGGAGCAAGAAGTGCAGCGCCTCTCACAGACAGTATTGGACCTCCAAGCAGCCATGACCACAATTAATACAAACCTGCGCACCGACTTGCAGGAGGACACCAGCAAGATGCTGGTTACGCTTCTCAACAACATGCGTCCGCCAGACACTGCAAGAACGGGAGGCACAGAGGAAAGCGTGGTGCATCTGGATGGGCACCAGGCCACTAGGGGGCGCATTCACGGTGAAAGGGGGATGGAGGAAGTGCTAGCCAGGCTGAATGACGTAACGGATGCGCTGAAGAGCAAAGACGAGGCGATTGAGGAGTTGCGGGGTGCTGTGACAGGACACGATGGCCAGATCCGGATGCTCATGGACACCTCTCAGGTTCCAGCAGACACTGTTGGTGCATCCACAGACCTTGATGTACTCCAGACCTACATTGACGgaaaatttgaaaaattaaagaAGGAGATGACTGTCGCCATGAAGGACCAGATAGCCCAGATGAGGAGTGAGTGTGATGATAGAATCTTTTCTCTTCAGAAGACATGTGACGATGGTCAAAAGAGAAGCTACGCGAGCCTGACAAAACTACTGGAGAGCACTGAGGCCGAGCTCAGGAAGGAGATCCGTGAGCTACATCTGGACTTGGCCATGTCAGATGGACTGGTGAGCACCAACAAGCAAACACCGCCTATTAAGGAGGATGATATTCACCATGAATTATGGCAGGAGCTTCAGCGGGTGGCAGAGGCTCACCGAATCCTAAACGCCCGTGTAGATAATGAGTTGGAGCACCTGTCCATGCTGCAGTTGGAGGATGTGTTCGGGCCTCGCCTGGATGAACTGGAGGCCCAGATGAATGTGACTGAGAGGAACGCAGAGGCCTACTGCTTTTATGTGGATGAGAAAATAACCAAGGAACTAGCAGATGAGATTGCCAATATCCGCCAGTTCTTGGTTGACAGACTGAATTCAATGGAAGACCAGTTCACAGCCATGCTGATCGAAATGAGCAACAGATCCTTCCCAGGGATGCTCAGCGATTCTGTTGATGCCCTGCAATCTCAGGTTAATGGTAATAAGTATCTAATCCAAGGACTTGAAGACAAACTAAATGCCATGGGGCAGATATGCTCAGTAGAGTGCAAGACAAGCTCATCCAACAAGCATCAAAACCAGAGACGTCTGGAGAGTATCGCCAAGGACTTGAGGCACTGTATGAGTGATCTGGATGTCTTGAAGTCTGATGTCATAAACCATTCCACAAAGCTTGTCGATCTAGAGGGCAAAATCGATCATCTGGCTCTGCAGAATCAGCAGAACGGCGTGAGCACTCAGGACCTGGACAACAAGCTCAAGCCTCTCAAGGATGATGTGAGTGGCGTGACCGGAGCCGTGGTGGGATTGACAGACTCTGTTAGCAAGATTAGCAGAGATCTACAAACCCTGAACTCTACTTGTTGCCTCGCAGGACAGGGGGAGTGGGCAGAGGCTCAGCCGCCTCATGGAGACAGCAGACCACGTTTTGGCCAGGTGGAAGAGCTGAGAGTCAGATTGGACAAGTTGAGCGGCCAGGTGACCAAGGAGCTGAGTCTCTGTAAAGAAGCAGCAGCAAACATAGCCGAAGGCTTCTCTGCAGTAGATGGCAGGGTGGTCACACTGGAACAGCTGTGTGGGAAGCAGAATGAGCAGATAAACCAAGTTCAGGGCATGAAAAATGGTCTGGAGAGACACTTGGCGCAAGTGAACTCCTCTCTGCTGACACACTCTAGGGAGATCGACGCACTCCAGAGCAACCTGCTCAACTTTCAGAATCAGCTTGCAGCGCTTAAGGGCCATACCACAAAACTGCAAG CTCTCTTCCAGAAGCTGAACCAAATCGTTGGAGTGCCCATGAAACAGGAGATACCTAGTGCCATCCCAGACTACAGGACTTCATCTCCATCCAGGAGGAACAACATCCCTGAGATACACATTCCTCTGATAATCCCCCACCACCCTCGTGCACCGGTCCAGCCAGGCAGGCCCCGGCAGCAGCCCAGCCAACCAGCTGTGCTTCGGCCGCCCGTGGAGACCGGAGAGGCTGGACCCCCTGGCTACATACGCAAGGTGACAGTTCAACGAGATGAGGGCTTGGACGGAGCTGGAAAGCCAGTTAAAGGATTTGCCGGCGCACCAG gcCATCCTCCCATTAGCCCTGTGGCATACAGACCTGGCCCAGTTGCAG tTTCTCAAGTCCTTTGGAATCCTGCACAAAGACTTTTTGCAAGACCAG TGTCATCTGAGAGAAACTTGTTTGCAGACcccttttccttctctgctgGACTCTCAAAGCAGATGTTTTCAGGGGACTTTGGCATCATTCGCTTCAACCGAGTGCTGGTCAACGACGGAGGACATTACAACCCCCAAACAG GGATCTTCACGGCACCTTTGGATGGCCGCTACCTGGTCTCGGGAGTTCTGACGGCTCCGCACCACGCGCGGGTCGAGGCTGTGCTCTCGGTGTCTGAGCGCAGCGTGCTGAAGCTGGACTCAGCGGGCTACATGGGTGCGAGCGAGCCCGCTACTGGCCCGTCACCAGGCTCATGCGGAGGCTCCGCTTCCTTCACAGTCATCATCTCACTGCGGGCAGGCGACCGCGTGGCGCTGGTGCGCACAGCAGGCGCACTGGCCATCTCGGAGGCCAGAGAGGTTCTTTCCACCTTCAGTGCCATGTTCCTCTATCCACCTCAGGCACGACGATAG